In one Winogradskyella sp. MH6 genomic region, the following are encoded:
- a CDS encoding phosphatase PAP2 family protein: MTGFYLRAQNETPREYKAEKTIQDIGDVLNYSMPIATGLTTIIGDKKGTWQFAKGFATNLALTYGLKYAINKPRPEGATDGHAFPSGHTSVAFQSASFIQRRYGWKYGIPAYLLSGFVAYSRLEGLNDRHDGWDVLGGIIVGVGSTYLFTTPYQKEHYEFTFSGKNNNYLIGFKYKF, encoded by the coding sequence ATGACAGGTTTTTATTTGCGAGCGCAAAATGAAACACCAAGAGAATACAAAGCCGAAAAAACAATTCAAGATATTGGTGATGTACTCAACTATTCAATGCCGATAGCTACAGGACTTACAACTATTATTGGTGACAAAAAGGGAACTTGGCAATTCGCAAAAGGGTTTGCTACCAATTTGGCTCTAACTTATGGGTTAAAATATGCTATTAATAAGCCAAGACCAGAAGGAGCCACAGATGGTCATGCATTTCCTTCAGGGCATACATCGGTTGCTTTTCAAAGTGCCTCTTTTATTCAACGACGATACGGATGGAAATATGGTATTCCTGCATATCTACTTTCTGGATTTGTGGCTTACTCAAGGTTAGAAGGATTGAATGATAGACATGATGGTTGGGATGTATTGGGAGGTATTATTGTTGGGGTTGGGAGTACTTATTTATTTACTACTCCTTATCAAAAAGAACACTATGAATTTACATTTTCAGGAAAAAACAATAACTATTTAATCGGTTTTAAATATAAATTTTAA
- a CDS encoding outer membrane beta-barrel family protein, with amino-acid sequence MKIKILVKTIILLWSVLTWSQTQNITVSGKIIDANLKDPLAYVNVVLKGTNTNNNIVAGVITDDEGIFTLENISSANYTIEVSFIGYKSYTNTIYVGENSKYLDLGTIALEEDVSQLDEVVITSKKETIGSKMDKKTYAVSANISQSGGTVLQSLKNLPGITTQEGKVQLRGSDKVLVLIDGKQTAITGFGNQNGLDNIPASAIERIEIINNPSSKYDANGNAGIINIILKKESQNGFNGTLGLTKGLGALWERKENLPGIRPQYKMTPKINPSIALNYRKEKINFFLQADNLYTETLNKNEFTTRSYYDGTVINQQLKRNRNTNFFTSKAGLDWFINDNNTLTVSGLFSKESIKDYGDQPFYNQQLAEQLRLWQFLEDEVLTAAMFSANFEHKFSQPGHKLNASFNYTFDREDEKYFFTNTTPSFAEEESFFLIADQKVVDVALDYSKPLKHGLLEIGFKFRNRIIPTDMQFNPSDENSVLDTGADGKAEYKEIIPAVYANYTYETENWEAEAGLRVEYVNLEYQVDPNHNTYQSDGYNYFQPFPNARISYKINDKNRLSAFYNRRVDRPDEVDIRIFPKYDDAEIIKVGNPALNPQFTNSFELGYKNQWNKGYLYTALYHRITDGTITRIATTEGDSNLIYNVSHNAGNSFNTGLEIVVDKKLSDVWSANLNMNGYYNKIDAFSVLNKYPVESTISIPEQTAYSGNIKLNVLAKLPKEIEAQLTSIYLAPDIIPQGKIKSRFSIDFGIKKPIQNNKGELFLNATDLFNTLVIKKEVNGETFNYTSNDYYETQVIRLGYKYKF; translated from the coding sequence ATGAAGATTAAAATTTTAGTAAAGACCATTATACTTTTATGGTCTGTGTTAACATGGTCACAAACCCAAAATATAACAGTATCAGGTAAAATTATAGATGCTAATTTAAAAGATCCTTTGGCTTATGTGAATGTAGTTTTAAAGGGAACAAACACTAATAATAATATTGTTGCTGGCGTTATTACCGATGATGAAGGGATATTCACACTAGAAAATATCAGTTCCGCTAATTATACTATAGAAGTGTCTTTCATAGGTTATAAATCGTATACTAACACCATTTATGTTGGAGAGAATTCCAAATATTTAGATTTAGGCACTATTGCATTAGAAGAAGATGTATCGCAATTAGATGAAGTAGTTATAACATCAAAGAAAGAGACCATAGGCAGTAAAATGGACAAAAAAACCTATGCAGTAAGCGCCAATATCTCACAAAGTGGCGGAACGGTTTTACAATCATTAAAAAATCTGCCAGGTATCACAACACAAGAAGGCAAAGTGCAATTGCGTGGTAGCGACAAAGTATTGGTACTTATAGACGGTAAACAAACGGCAATTACAGGTTTTGGTAATCAAAATGGATTGGATAACATTCCTGCATCTGCTATTGAAAGAATTGAGATTATAAACAATCCTTCTTCAAAATATGATGCCAATGGTAATGCAGGTATTATAAACATCATTTTAAAAAAAGAAAGTCAAAACGGTTTTAATGGAACGCTTGGTTTAACAAAAGGTTTAGGAGCACTATGGGAACGGAAAGAAAATTTACCAGGTATAAGACCACAATATAAAATGACACCTAAAATTAATCCATCAATTGCGCTTAATTATAGAAAGGAAAAAATAAATTTCTTTTTGCAAGCAGACAATTTATATACAGAGACTCTAAATAAAAATGAGTTTACCACTCGTAGTTACTATGATGGTACTGTGATAAATCAACAACTAAAACGCAATCGTAATACTAATTTCTTTACATCAAAAGCAGGGCTGGATTGGTTTATTAATGATAACAATACACTAACGGTATCTGGACTTTTTAGTAAGGAAAGTATTAAAGATTATGGAGACCAACCATTTTACAACCAACAATTAGCAGAACAGTTACGATTATGGCAATTTTTAGAAGATGAAGTTTTAACAGCTGCAATGTTTTCGGCTAACTTTGAACATAAATTTTCACAACCTGGTCATAAATTAAACGCTTCATTCAATTACACGTTTGATAGAGAAGACGAAAAATATTTTTTCACGAATACTACACCTTCTTTTGCTGAAGAAGAATCCTTTTTCCTAATAGCAGACCAAAAAGTGGTTGATGTAGCTTTAGATTACTCTAAACCTTTAAAGCATGGACTGTTAGAAATAGGCTTTAAGTTTAGAAATAGAATAATCCCAACTGATATGCAATTCAATCCATCCGATGAAAACTCGGTATTAGATACTGGTGCAGATGGTAAAGCAGAATACAAAGAAATTATTCCAGCAGTATATGCTAATTATACCTACGAAACTGAAAACTGGGAAGCCGAAGCAGGTTTACGTGTAGAATACGTGAATTTAGAGTATCAAGTAGACCCAAATCATAATACTTACCAAAGTGATGGTTATAACTATTTTCAACCATTTCCCAATGCAAGGATTAGTTATAAAATAAATGATAAAAACAGACTTTCAGCATTTTACAATAGACGTGTAGATAGACCAGATGAAGTAGATATTCGTATTTTTCCAAAGTATGACGATGCCGAAATTATTAAAGTTGGAAATCCTGCTCTTAACCCACAATTCACAAATTCATTTGAATTAGGATATAAAAACCAATGGAATAAAGGGTATTTATATACCGCATTATACCATAGAATAACCGATGGTACTATTACCAGAATTGCAACTACTGAAGGTGATTCTAACTTAATTTATAATGTGTCGCACAATGCAGGAAATAGTTTTAATACAGGATTAGAAATAGTTGTAGATAAAAAACTATCAGACGTATGGTCAGCTAATCTGAATATGAACGGTTATTACAATAAAATTGATGCCTTTTCTGTACTTAATAAATATCCTGTTGAAAGTACAATATCAATACCAGAGCAAACAGCCTATTCAGGAAACATTAAACTGAATGTTTTAGCAAAACTGCCTAAAGAAATTGAAGCACAGTTAACCTCAATTTATTTAGCACCAGATATTATTCCTCAAGGTAAAATTAAGTCTCGTTTTTCGATAGATTTTGGTATTAAAAAACCAATCCAAAATAATAAAGGAGAACTATTTCTTAATGCCACCGACTTGTTCAATACCTTGGTAATTAAAAAAGAAGTAAATGGAGAAACATTTAATTACACAAGTAATGATTATTACGAAACCCAAGTCATTCGTTTAGGCTATAAGTACAAGTTTTAA
- a CDS encoding COG4705 family protein — MATNNQFNKVAQITILFWLMKIVATTLGETFGDFISMTLNLGYLISLGITALVFIVVLLAQLNCKKYIPYVYWLVIIATTTLGTEISDFIHRSLHLGYTGGSILLFVGLITTLFLWKKKHHSLNVYPIINKNKEMYYWMAILFSNSLGTAFGDYLSDVVGLTYLQGALVTAAIIIVVVVVHYATKINEVVLFWLAFIFTRPFGATFGDFLTKPVSKGGLDLGTLNASIVALVVIVILIYLEHRRQKIEQTI, encoded by the coding sequence ATGGCAACTAATAATCAATTCAACAAAGTAGCACAAATAACCATTTTGTTTTGGTTAATGAAAATTGTCGCTACAACATTAGGAGAAACTTTTGGAGACTTTATTTCAATGACACTAAACCTGGGTTATTTAATAAGTCTTGGGATAACAGCATTAGTTTTTATTGTTGTTCTATTGGCTCAGCTTAACTGTAAAAAATATATTCCTTATGTGTACTGGTTGGTCATTATTGCTACAACTACATTAGGTACAGAAATATCGGATTTTATACATAGATCATTACATCTTGGTTACACAGGAGGAAGTATTTTACTGTTTGTAGGCTTAATAACAACACTGTTCTTATGGAAAAAGAAACACCATAGCTTAAATGTGTACCCAATAATTAACAAGAATAAGGAAATGTACTATTGGATGGCCATTCTGTTTTCAAATAGCTTGGGTACAGCATTTGGAGATTATTTAAGTGATGTTGTTGGCTTAACGTATTTACAAGGTGCTTTAGTTACTGCAGCTATTATCATAGTGGTAGTTGTAGTCCATTACGCAACTAAAATAAATGAAGTGGTCTTGTTTTGGTTGGCATTTATTTTCACAAGACCCTTTGGGGCAACATTCGGAGATTTTCTAACAAAACCTGTATCTAAAGGTGGCTTAGATCTTGGTACATTAAATGCCTCAATAGTCGCTTTAGTGGTAATAGTAATACTTATATATCTGGAACATAGAAGACAAAAAATAGAACAAACAATTTAA